One genomic region from Paroceanicella profunda encodes:
- a CDS encoding ABC transporter permease: MIGQIANRLLLSIPVLFGVLLLGFMLLQLVPGDPAVVLAGPAAPPEVLDAIRKDMGLDQPVLVQFWHYLSRVAGGDMGRSLISNKTVLSELGGAIVPTVELMVGCLFWSIPLGIGMGTLAAVKRGSIIDRLVMALSVGGVSLPIFFICLLAIQFFGVYWPIFPFIGRGGPFWTYDGFMHLVLPAVSLGLIFIGPVARMTRSSVLEVLKLDHVRTARAKGLSERSVILRHGLRNALIPVVTLVGLQAGYLLGGAIVTETIFSWPGIGRLAVGAILSSDFPVAQGTILVLALSFIVINLIVDVLYALLDPRVQG; encoded by the coding sequence ATGATCGGGCAGATCGCCAACCGGCTTCTCCTGTCCATTCCGGTGCTCTTCGGGGTGCTGCTGCTGGGGTTCATGCTCCTGCAGCTCGTCCCCGGAGACCCGGCGGTGGTGCTTGCCGGCCCAGCCGCGCCCCCCGAGGTGCTCGATGCCATCCGCAAGGACATGGGCCTGGACCAGCCGGTCCTCGTCCAGTTCTGGCACTATCTCAGCCGCGTCGCCGGCGGGGACATGGGCCGGTCGCTCATCTCCAACAAGACCGTGCTGAGCGAGCTTGGCGGCGCCATCGTCCCCACGGTGGAGCTGATGGTCGGCTGCCTGTTCTGGTCGATCCCGCTGGGGATCGGCATGGGCACGCTGGCCGCGGTGAAGCGCGGCTCGATCATCGACCGCCTGGTGATGGCGCTGTCGGTGGGCGGCGTGTCGCTGCCGATCTTCTTCATCTGCCTGCTCGCCATCCAGTTCTTCGGCGTCTACTGGCCGATCTTCCCGTTCATCGGGCGCGGCGGGCCGTTCTGGACCTATGACGGCTTCATGCACCTGGTGCTGCCCGCCGTCTCGCTGGGGCTGATCTTCATCGGGCCGGTGGCGCGGATGACCCGCTCCTCGGTGCTGGAGGTGCTCAAGCTCGACCATGTGCGCACCGCGCGGGCCAAGGGCCTGTCGGAGCGCTCGGTGATCCTGCGCCACGGGCTGCGCAACGCGCTCATCCCGGTGGTCACGCTGGTGGGGCTGCAGGCGGGCTACCTGCTGGGCGGCGCCATCGTGACGGAGACGATCTTCTCCTGGCCCGGCATCGGGCGGCTGGCGGTGGGGGCGATCCTGTCGAGCGACTTCCCGGTGGCACAGGGCACCATCCTCGTGCTGGCGCTGTCCTTCATCGTGATCAACCTGATCGTCGACGTGCTCTACGCACTGCTGGATCCGAGGGTGCAGGGATGA
- a CDS encoding LysR family transcriptional regulator — protein MIDLRHLRCLRAIHEKGSLARAADTLCVTQSALSHQIKGLEALLGLDLYMRNSRPLRLTAAGAKVLEAAQRLLPEIEALEEDLTRMAGGQSGRMLIAIECHACFEWLLPVLEGFRSRWPEVEIDIRVGLSFEAIPALQRGLVDLVISSDPVEAGDVMFAPLFGYEGLLVAAPGHPLATKPLIEPEDFRDQTLITYPVERGRLDVFTGFLGPAGVEPADVRPVELTAVILLLVASGKGVSVLPDWVLRAAARDTNLARRSLGTQGLHRTLFAAHRTEEAGRAYLADFIAAAREWNGGRAD, from the coding sequence ATGATTGACCTGCGCCACCTGCGCTGCCTGCGCGCCATTCACGAGAAGGGCAGCCTCGCCCGGGCGGCGGACACGCTCTGCGTCACGCAATCCGCGCTGTCGCACCAGATCAAGGGATTGGAGGCGCTGCTGGGGCTGGACCTCTACATGCGCAACTCACGGCCCCTGCGGCTCACCGCGGCGGGGGCGAAGGTGCTGGAGGCGGCCCAGCGCCTGTTGCCGGAGATCGAGGCGCTGGAGGAAGACCTCACCCGCATGGCCGGCGGGCAGAGCGGGCGCATGCTGATCGCCATCGAGTGCCACGCCTGTTTCGAATGGCTGCTGCCGGTGCTGGAGGGGTTCCGCTCCCGCTGGCCGGAGGTGGAGATCGACATCCGCGTCGGGCTCAGCTTCGAGGCGATCCCGGCGCTGCAGCGCGGGCTGGTGGACCTGGTGATCTCCTCGGACCCGGTGGAGGCGGGCGACGTGATGTTCGCGCCGCTGTTCGGCTACGAGGGGCTGCTGGTGGCGGCGCCCGGCCATCCCCTCGCCACCAAGCCGTTGATCGAGCCGGAGGATTTCCGCGACCAGACGCTGATCACATACCCGGTGGAGCGCGGGCGGCTGGACGTGTTCACCGGCTTCCTCGGCCCGGCGGGGGTGGAGCCCGCGGACGTGCGGCCGGTGGAGCTGACGGCGGTCATCCTGCTGCTGGTGGCCAGCGGCAAGGGCGTCTCGGTGCTGCCGGACTGGGTGCTGCGCGCGGCGGCGCGGGACACGAACCTGGCGCGGCGCTCGCTGGGCACGCAGGGCCTGCACCGCACGCTCTTCGCCGCCCACCGCACGGAGGAGGCCGGGCGCGCCTATCTCGCCGATTTCATCGCCGCGGCGCGGGAGTGGAACGGCGGACGGGCCGACTGA
- a CDS encoding ABC transporter ATP-binding protein — translation MSTVLEVSNLTKHFPVRRGLLRRQVGAVQAVSDVSFSVKAGETLAIVGESGCGKSTTGRALLRLLEPSAGSVKLDGEEITALPPSRLRAARRQMQMVFQDPFGSLNPRMTVREILVEPMVLHGIASGARADARVSELLRTVGLAPYHAERYPHEFSGGQRQRICIARALATRPRLIVCDEPVSALDVSVQAQIVNLLQDLQREFGLTYVFISHDLAVVRHIATRVAVMYLGRIVEEAETSALFADPRHPYTRALIAAAPRPAPGAVVGREAVRGDAPSALNPPSGCAFHPRCPLATERCKTERPELRAFGGNTVACHHAEQAEPLPLAAAGSAPSALLTRRLEVLARARAANAA, via the coding sequence ATGAGCACGGTTCTCGAAGTCTCGAACCTCACGAAGCATTTCCCGGTGCGCCGCGGCCTGCTGCGCCGGCAGGTCGGCGCCGTGCAGGCGGTGAGCGACGTGAGCTTCTCCGTGAAGGCCGGCGAGACGCTGGCCATCGTGGGGGAGAGCGGCTGCGGCAAGTCCACCACCGGCCGCGCCCTGCTGCGCCTGCTGGAGCCGAGCGCAGGCTCGGTGAAGCTCGACGGCGAGGAGATCACCGCCCTGCCGCCCTCGCGGCTGCGCGCCGCGCGCCGGCAGATGCAGATGGTCTTCCAGGACCCGTTCGGCTCGCTCAACCCGCGCATGACCGTGCGCGAGATCCTCGTCGAGCCGATGGTGCTGCATGGCATCGCCAGCGGCGCGCGGGCGGATGCCCGGGTTTCCGAACTGCTGCGCACCGTGGGCCTCGCGCCCTATCACGCGGAGCGCTACCCGCACGAGTTCTCCGGCGGCCAGCGCCAGCGCATCTGCATCGCCCGGGCGCTTGCCACCCGGCCGCGGCTGATCGTGTGCGACGAGCCGGTCTCGGCGCTCGACGTCTCGGTGCAGGCGCAGATCGTGAACCTGCTGCAGGACCTGCAGCGGGAGTTCGGCCTGACGTATGTCTTCATCAGCCACGATCTCGCCGTGGTGCGCCACATCGCGACCCGCGTGGCGGTGATGTATCTCGGCCGCATCGTGGAGGAGGCGGAGACCTCCGCCCTCTTCGCGGACCCGCGCCACCCCTACACCCGCGCCCTGATCGCCGCCGCCCCGCGCCCGGCGCCCGGCGCGGTGGTGGGCCGCGAGGCGGTGCGGGGCGATGCGCCGAGCGCGCTGAACCCGCCCTCGGGCTGCGCCTTCCACCCGCGATGCCCGCTCGCCACCGAACGCTGCAAGACGGAACGCCCGGAGCTGCGCGCCTTCGGCGGCAACACCGTGGCGTGCCATCATGCGGAACAGGCCGAGCCGCTGCCGCTGGCCGCCGCGGGCTCCGCGCCCTCCGCGCTGCTCACCCGGCGTCTGGAGGTGCTGGCCCGCGCCCGCGCCGCCAACGCCGCCTGA
- a CDS encoding ABC transporter ATP-binding protein — MSETALHAPSAPPVADPDILLDVRDLQVHFDTEAGTFRAVDGVSFSVKRGKTLGIVGESGCGKSVTSAGIMRLVPMPPGRFAGGEVIFDGRDLLKLSERDMRRMRGGRIGMIFQEPMTALNPVYRIGDQIIESLRVHSGLSRADSRKRAIELLDLVRLPSPEKRVDDFPHQLSGGQRQRVMIALALANDPELLIADEPTTALDVTIQAQILELMRDLSARTGSAIVLITHDLGVVAETCDDVVVMYAGRVVERAPVAALFAAPQHPYTIGLMAAVPRLDIQSDRLETIPGSVPPPYAKIDGCRFASRCPVATDQCRAELPPLRELAPGHSVACWRAPLEDVA, encoded by the coding sequence ATGAGCGAGACCGCCCTCCACGCCCCCTCCGCCCCGCCGGTGGCCGACCCCGACATCCTGCTCGACGTGCGTGACCTGCAGGTGCATTTCGACACCGAGGCCGGCACCTTCCGCGCCGTGGACGGGGTGAGCTTCTCCGTGAAGCGCGGCAAGACGCTGGGCATCGTGGGCGAGAGCGGCTGCGGAAAGTCGGTCACCTCCGCCGGCATCATGCGCCTGGTGCCGATGCCCCCGGGCCGCTTCGCCGGCGGCGAGGTGATCTTCGACGGCCGCGACCTGCTCAAGCTCTCCGAGCGCGACATGCGCCGGATGCGCGGCGGCCGCATCGGGATGATCTTCCAGGAGCCGATGACCGCGCTGAACCCGGTCTACCGCATCGGCGACCAGATCATCGAGAGCCTGCGGGTGCATTCCGGCCTCAGCCGGGCGGATTCGCGCAAGCGCGCCATCGAACTGCTCGACCTGGTGCGCCTGCCCTCGCCGGAAAAGCGGGTGGACGACTTCCCCCACCAGCTTTCCGGCGGCCAGCGCCAGCGCGTGATGATCGCCCTCGCGCTTGCCAACGACCCCGAGCTGCTGATCGCCGACGAGCCGACGACCGCGCTCGACGTCACCATCCAGGCCCAGATCCTCGAGCTGATGCGCGACCTCTCGGCGCGCACCGGCTCGGCCATCGTGCTCATCACGCACGACCTCGGCGTGGTGGCGGAGACCTGTGACGACGTGGTGGTGATGTATGCCGGCCGGGTGGTGGAGCGCGCGCCGGTGGCGGCACTCTTCGCTGCGCCCCAGCACCCCTACACCATCGGCCTGATGGCGGCTGTGCCGCGGCTTGACATCCAGTCCGACCGGCTGGAGACCATACCCGGCTCCGTGCCGCCGCCCTACGCGAAGATCGACGGCTGCCGCTTCGCCTCGCGCTGCCCGGTGGCCACCGACCAGTGCCGCGCCGAGCTGCCGCCGCTGCGCGAGCTCGCCCCCGGCCATTCCGTCGCCTGCTGGCGCGCGCCCCTGGAGGATGTGGCATGA
- a CDS encoding amidohydrolase family protein, which translates to MTATTVIRNADWIIAWDEAAGAHCYLQGQDIAFSGNALIQVGGQYDGEADTEIDGRGRLVSPGLVNIHSHPSSEAMNKGMLDELGSPRLYMSSLYEFMPLFRPDAEGVADCVRVALSEALLSGVTTLVDLSVAHPQWLDLMAQSGLRSVIAPMYRSARWFTKNGHSVDYEWDEAAGRAAMETALEVVAAAEAHPSGRLSGMIAPSQIDTCTPDLIRDSFDAAQERGLKMQLHAAQSMVEFHEITRRHGRTPFQWLDDLGVLKDGAIIGHGIFLNDHPSANWPQAEDFALLKASGAAVAHCPTVFQRRGITMRTVGRYIRAGIPVGIGTDTFPHNMLEEMRNALTNSRVMSQNVYDLRTSDIYNAATVGGAAILGRSDIGRLAPGAKADFFMVDVKHPAMRPLRDPVQSLVYTAAERALKDVWVDGRQVVREGAVLAFDLDAALDGLEAAQRRAEQAFSALDFAGRSHDEAVPFAFPIRSDA; encoded by the coding sequence ATGACCGCTACCACCGTGATCCGCAATGCCGACTGGATCATCGCCTGGGACGAGGCCGCCGGCGCGCATTGCTACCTGCAGGGCCAGGACATCGCCTTCTCGGGCAACGCGCTCATCCAGGTGGGCGGCCAGTACGACGGTGAGGCCGACACGGAGATCGACGGCCGCGGCCGGCTGGTCAGCCCCGGCCTGGTCAACATCCATTCCCACCCCTCCTCCGAGGCGATGAACAAGGGCATGCTGGACGAGCTGGGCAGCCCGCGGCTCTACATGTCCTCGCTCTACGAATTCATGCCGCTGTTCCGCCCGGACGCCGAGGGCGTGGCGGATTGCGTGCGCGTGGCGCTCTCCGAGGCGCTGCTCTCCGGTGTCACCACGCTGGTCGACCTTTCGGTGGCACACCCGCAGTGGCTGGACCTGATGGCCCAGTCCGGCCTGCGCAGCGTCATCGCCCCCATGTACCGCTCCGCCCGCTGGTTCACGAAGAACGGCCATTCCGTGGACTACGAGTGGGACGAGGCCGCCGGCCGCGCCGCGATGGAGACCGCGCTCGAGGTGGTCGCCGCCGCCGAGGCGCATCCCTCCGGCCGGCTCTCGGGCATGATCGCGCCCTCGCAGATCGACACCTGCACGCCCGATCTCATCCGCGACAGTTTCGATGCCGCGCAGGAGCGGGGGCTGAAGATGCAGCTCCACGCCGCGCAGAGCATGGTGGAGTTCCACGAGATCACCCGCCGCCACGGCCGCACCCCCTTCCAGTGGCTCGACGACCTGGGCGTGCTGAAGGACGGGGCGATCATCGGCCACGGCATCTTCCTCAACGACCACCCGAGCGCGAACTGGCCGCAGGCGGAGGATTTCGCCCTGCTGAAGGCCTCCGGCGCCGCGGTGGCCCATTGCCCCACCGTCTTCCAGCGCCGCGGCATTACCATGCGCACCGTGGGCCGCTACATCCGCGCCGGCATCCCGGTGGGCATCGGCACGGACACCTTCCCCCACAACATGCTGGAGGAAATGCGCAACGCGCTCACCAACTCCCGCGTGATGTCCCAGAACGTCTATGACCTGCGCACCTCGGACATCTACAACGCCGCCACCGTGGGCGGCGCCGCGATCCTCGGGCGTAGCGACATCGGCCGCCTCGCCCCCGGCGCGAAGGCGGATTTCTTCATGGTCGACGTGAAGCACCCGGCCATGCGCCCGCTGCGCGACCCGGTGCAGTCCCTCGTCTACACCGCCGCGGAGCGCGCGCTGAAGGACGTCTGGGTGGACGGCCGCCAGGTGGTGCGCGAGGGCGCGGTGCTGGCCTTCGACCTCGACGCCGCGCTGGACGGGCTGGAGGCAGCGCAGCGCCGTGCCGAGCAGGCCTTCTCCGCGCTCGATTTCGCCGGCCGCAGCCATGACGAGGCGGTCCCCTTCGCATTCCCGATCCGGAGCGACGCATGA
- a CDS encoding ABC transporter substrate-binding protein: MSFSPIRLGFAAALALGAPAIAAAQSSVTIVREVDSNNYDPQKSTARAASEVLFMMGDTLVGLDPDMKTVVPMLAESWDMSDDGLTYTFHLKDGVSFCDGKKMTAEDVVYTFDRWLDPATKSPVAWRAGEVESVTAPDPLTVVYQLKAPHSELLYQLTQSFATIIDKANVEALGPDFGVTGFNGTGPFCWKEWTPRNTMTLTKHEGYTWGPPIYDTPDAQVDEITWQIVPEENTRTVAVLTGQSEITQYVPYIAMSQLRAAPNVNVEQSDAAFWTYFIGFKVDKPTVADPVVREAINLAVNQAAIAEDLYFGEVQPAYSYVSEGALDWNHAIDDELPKYDPEKAIAILEADGWKLNSDGVREKDGVTLQPLAYVFAGSTWSKLAEAVQADLLKVGIDMQIQSFDATIAWGKLATQEFDMFGMSFPYVSSGDALNLYFRSTNIPSPNRMNWNDSETDTLLRAGLTATDDADRAEAYGEVLKKVHEAYVWLPLYHEPMTIASSTKLKPVVPHNLYGCGLYKGIGIAYAD, translated from the coding sequence ATGTCCTTCTCACCCATCAGACTGGGCTTCGCGGCCGCGCTGGCGCTGGGTGCGCCGGCGATCGCCGCTGCCCAGAGCTCCGTGACCATCGTGCGCGAGGTCGACAGCAACAACTACGACCCGCAGAAGTCCACCGCGCGCGCCGCCTCCGAGGTGCTGTTCATGATGGGCGACACGCTGGTGGGCCTCGACCCGGACATGAAGACCGTGGTGCCCATGCTCGCCGAGAGCTGGGACATGTCCGACGACGGCCTCACCTACACCTTCCACCTCAAGGACGGCGTGAGCTTCTGCGACGGCAAGAAGATGACCGCGGAGGACGTGGTCTACACCTTCGACCGCTGGCTGGACCCGGCCACGAAGTCCCCCGTCGCCTGGCGCGCCGGCGAGGTGGAGAGCGTCACGGCGCCCGATCCGCTCACCGTGGTCTACCAGCTCAAGGCCCCGCATTCGGAGCTGCTCTACCAGCTCACCCAGTCCTTTGCGACCATCATCGACAAGGCGAACGTGGAAGCCCTGGGCCCGGATTTCGGCGTGACCGGCTTCAACGGCACCGGCCCGTTCTGCTGGAAGGAATGGACCCCGCGCAACACGATGACCCTCACCAAGCACGAGGGCTACACTTGGGGTCCCCCCATCTATGACACGCCGGACGCGCAGGTGGACGAGATCACCTGGCAGATCGTGCCGGAGGAGAACACCCGCACCGTTGCCGTGCTGACCGGCCAGTCCGAGATCACCCAGTACGTGCCCTACATCGCCATGTCGCAGCTGCGTGCGGCCCCGAACGTGAATGTCGAGCAGTCCGACGCCGCGTTCTGGACCTACTTCATCGGCTTCAAGGTCGACAAGCCGACCGTGGCGGACCCGGTGGTGCGCGAGGCGATCAACCTCGCCGTGAACCAGGCGGCCATCGCCGAGGACCTGTATTTCGGCGAAGTGCAGCCGGCGTATTCCTACGTCTCCGAAGGCGCGCTGGACTGGAACCATGCCATCGACGACGAGCTGCCGAAATACGACCCCGAGAAGGCGATCGCCATCCTGGAGGCCGACGGCTGGAAGCTGAACTCCGATGGCGTGCGCGAGAAGGACGGCGTGACGCTGCAGCCGCTCGCCTATGTCTTCGCCGGCTCCACCTGGTCGAAGCTGGCCGAGGCCGTGCAGGCGGACCTGCTGAAGGTCGGCATCGACATGCAGATCCAGTCCTTCGACGCCACCATCGCCTGGGGCAAGCTGGCGACGCAGGAATTCGACATGTTCGGCATGTCCTTCCCCTACGTTTCCTCGGGTGACGCGCTGAACCTGTACTTCCGCTCCACCAACATCCCCAGCCCGAACCGGATGAACTGGAACGATTCGGAGACCGACACCCTGCTGCGCGCCGGCCTCACCGCGACCGATGACGCCGACCGCGCCGAGGCCTACGGCGAAGTGCTCAAGAAGGTCCACGAGGCCTATGTGTGGCTGCCGCTCTACCATGAGCCGATGACCATCGCCTCCTCGACCAAGCTCAAGCCCGTCGTGCCGCACAACCTCTACGGTTGCGGCCTCTACAAGGGCATCGGCATCGCCTACGCCGACTGA
- a CDS encoding amidohydrolase, producing the protein MTDTAETILVGGRIWQGLAEGFAEALAISGGKVLATGTRAEIEALAGPETKVLDLKGRLAMPGINDAHMHLHMYGLAMKEIDFRPSAISSIPEALAAIAERVKTTAPGEWITGRGFDDGKVPEGRMPTIEELDSVCPENPMLLTRTDGHVTVANSKAMELAGVTADTPSPVGGLIEVKDGKLTGLLAETGRDPVYAVMPKATREDLIEAIERGGQDLLTYGITSVMEAAIGIRDGWTEMEAYLEAHEAGRLPIRVYGTIMGDKSQSIVDQAAERGLVTGAGDEMFRIGGVKLFTDGSMSGRTAAVSKPYEGSTDNYGLMLLSDEECAALVLKAHKLGYQMAIHAIGDVAIEQVIKAYEAALASDPAEDRRHRIEHCGWLTDEQIARMSAIHALPAGQPSFIYYFGDLYLKYLGDRSQHCYPMRKWIDAGLQPSASTDCPVTRINPFPTMYAMIARKSDTGSVLGAAEALSVAEALHAYTYASAYAAKEEGIKGRLVPGQLADVAVLTRDIFEVDEAEIPSLTCDITILGGEVVYEREKELETA; encoded by the coding sequence ATGACCGATACAGCGGAAACCATCCTCGTCGGAGGCCGCATTTGGCAGGGCCTCGCGGAGGGCTTCGCCGAAGCGCTCGCCATCAGCGGCGGCAAGGTGCTCGCCACCGGCACGCGCGCCGAGATCGAGGCGCTGGCCGGGCCGGAGACGAAGGTCCTCGACCTGAAGGGCCGCCTTGCGATGCCCGGCATCAACGATGCGCACATGCACCTGCACATGTACGGCCTGGCGATGAAGGAGATCGACTTCCGCCCCTCGGCCATCTCCTCCATCCCCGAGGCGCTGGCCGCCATCGCGGAGCGGGTGAAGACCACCGCCCCCGGCGAGTGGATCACCGGCCGCGGCTTCGATGACGGCAAGGTGCCCGAGGGCCGCATGCCCACCATCGAGGAGCTCGATTCCGTCTGCCCCGAGAACCCGATGCTGCTCACGCGCACCGACGGCCACGTGACGGTGGCGAACTCGAAGGCGATGGAGCTGGCCGGCGTCACCGCCGACACCCCCTCCCCGGTGGGCGGGCTCATCGAGGTGAAGGACGGCAAGCTCACCGGCCTGCTGGCCGAGACCGGGCGTGACCCGGTCTACGCCGTGATGCCCAAGGCCACCCGCGAGGACCTGATCGAGGCCATCGAGCGCGGCGGCCAGGACCTGCTCACCTACGGCATCACCTCGGTGATGGAAGCCGCCATCGGCATCCGCGACGGCTGGACCGAGATGGAAGCCTATCTCGAGGCGCACGAGGCCGGGCGCCTGCCGATCCGCGTCTACGGCACCATCATGGGCGACAAGTCCCAGTCCATCGTGGACCAGGCGGCGGAGCGTGGCCTCGTCACCGGCGCGGGCGACGAGATGTTCCGCATCGGCGGCGTGAAGCTGTTCACCGACGGCTCGATGAGCGGGCGCACCGCCGCCGTCTCGAAGCCCTACGAGGGCTCCACGGACAATTACGGCCTGATGCTGCTGTCGGACGAGGAATGCGCCGCCCTGGTGCTGAAGGCGCACAAGCTGGGTTACCAGATGGCCATCCACGCCATCGGCGACGTGGCCATCGAGCAGGTGATCAAGGCCTATGAGGCCGCCCTCGCCTCCGACCCCGCCGAGGACCGCCGCCACCGCATCGAGCATTGCGGCTGGCTCACCGACGAGCAGATCGCCCGGATGAGCGCCATCCACGCGCTGCCCGCAGGCCAGCCGAGCTTCATCTACTACTTCGGCGACCTCTACCTGAAGTATCTCGGCGACCGCTCGCAGCATTGCTACCCGATGCGCAAGTGGATCGACGCGGGCCTGCAGCCCTCCGCCTCCACCGATTGCCCGGTGACGCGGATCAACCCCTTCCCGACCATGTACGCGATGATCGCGCGCAAGAGCGACACCGGCTCCGTGCTCGGCGCCGCCGAGGCGCTGAGCGTGGCCGAGGCGCTGCACGCCTACACCTACGCCTCCGCCTATGCGGCGAAGGAAGAGGGCATCAAGGGCCGGCTGGTGCCGGGGCAGCTTGCCGACGTGGCCGTGCTCACCCGCGACATCTTCGAGGTGGATGAGGCGGAGATCCCGTCGCTCACCTGCGACATCACGATCCTGGGCGGCGAAGTCGTCTACGAACGCGAAAAGGAGCTCGAGACCGCATGA
- a CDS encoding ABC transporter permease, with translation MTADATTPPETATPEDAAPPRRAPWWRRLLRDRAAAAALILLALIVLAAVFAPLISPVDPYANSRNVMIPPIWSDRGMAEHLLGTDGQGRDILSRLFYGTRVTLLIGLIGMGLGGVIGSLMGLISAFYPRLDPWIMRVVDMMLSFPAILLGLALVAVMGQGVVPVTIALGVASIPDCARIARGIAVGIMKQEFIEAGRAVGLSDLTLFTRYLLRNAISSIMIFMSLRFGQLILLGAALSFLGLGARPPQAELGMMAAQGRDYLLFAPHIAVIPSVLIFLIVLCANVAGDALRDVLDPRLRG, from the coding sequence ATGACCGCTGACGCAACCACCCCCCCCGAGACCGCGACCCCGGAGGACGCGGCCCCCCCGCGCCGCGCCCCCTGGTGGCGGCGCCTGCTGCGCGACCGGGCGGCGGCGGCGGCGCTGATCCTGCTGGCGCTCATCGTGCTGGCCGCGGTCTTCGCCCCGCTGATCTCGCCGGTGGACCCCTACGCGAACTCGCGCAACGTGATGATCCCGCCGATCTGGTCGGACCGGGGCATGGCCGAGCACCTTCTGGGCACCGACGGGCAGGGCCGCGACATTCTCTCGCGCCTGTTCTACGGCACCCGTGTCACCCTGCTGATCGGGCTGATCGGCATGGGGCTGGGCGGGGTGATCGGCTCGCTCATGGGGCTGATCTCCGCCTTCTACCCGCGGCTGGACCCGTGGATCATGCGGGTGGTGGACATGATGCTCTCCTTCCCCGCCATCCTGCTCGGCCTCGCGCTGGTGGCGGTGATGGGGCAGGGGGTGGTGCCGGTCACCATCGCGCTGGGGGTGGCCTCCATCCCCGATTGCGCGCGCATCGCCCGCGGCATCGCGGTGGGCATCATGAAGCAGGAGTTCATCGAGGCGGGCCGGGCCGTGGGCCTTTCCGACCTCACGCTGTTCACCCGCTACCTGCTGCGCAACGCCATCTCCTCCATCATGATCTTCATGAGCCTGCGCTTCGGCCAGCTCATCCTGCTCGGGGCGGCGCTGAGCTTCCTCGGGCTGGGCGCCCGGCCGCCGCAGGCGGAGCTGGGCATGATGGCCGCCCAGGGGCGCGACTACCTGCTGTTCGCGCCGCATATCGCGGTGATCCCTTCCGTTCTCATCTTCCTGATCGTGCTCTGCGCCAACGTGGCCGGCGACGCGCTCAGGGACGTGCTCGATCCTCGCCTCCGGGGCTGA